The genomic DNA gctgcagcattctggaccagctggaggggcttgatggcacacgctgggagaccggctaggagggagttgcagtaatccaggcgggaaatgacgagcgcctggacaaggagctgggtggctttctctgtcaggagatgacggatacggtgtatattgtagaggaagaacctgcaggttctggcagcgGAGGATAGGAGATAGGAGATTGGAGAGTGAAGTAGAATAAATAGTTCTAGACTAAAATTTATATTtgacattatatttggaaagagacatttctgtttttccaatttcaATTTTTGGCGCATTGATAACCATAAAGTGTTCCATAGAGGTCTATTATATCACAGTGAACTGCATCTAAACAAATCTCGGCTAAACTGTGTGGATGTATAGATGGtgctctgggtaagtggaaacatagtagtttgtgtttcatttaCCGCTTCTCCCTCGAGAGATCTTCCCGGTAAGGAAAACTTGCGTTGtttccacagtaactacttgttcacacaaccaccaccaggtggcacatGTGagcgctctaatccagagctgtctgaaatacttgcaatgTTCCGACAGTCCGTACTTACATTTTTTGGTAAACTGCCCCTTCAATTAGTAATTATGAGCCAGCAGATCCAAGAACTTTAAGGTCTACCAATGGCATAGCCAGAGCTttcaatgttatgtaaatattttagaGCCATTTGCTTGATACAGATAAGCTGTGGCATGGGACAGGACAGTAATATTATGTCTTGAGCTACAGACTACCGTTGACTGAAGTAAGAATTAACTGGAAAATTTGCTCTTGCGTTGCCAGGGCGACACCTCTGGCGACTACCGCAAAATCCTGCTGGAGCTCTGCGGGGGGGAGTAGAGGGCTGAGCATGGCGCTGAACCTATGACATCATCAGTGTGTTCCAACTCCGCAGCTCCCCGTAACACCTCTGTTCGCACTCTATGTTTGTATGGAGAGGATTGaaagtgcttttttttccacaatttgtAATTTTGATTAAATCTTTTaaacaattaaatgttttgttctAATTCGGAGCCTGTTGCTTTATTTCACCTGTTGCGGTTTTATTTGCTGTACAGCGAAATATATAGGGTTGTTTTTGAATTAATTTCCTTCATTCCCTGAAGCTGTCAGACTTCAGCACAATTAGTTGCTCAATTACTGTGTTAAGAAACTGGATATCATTAAAAGTTCCCATTTACAGTGCTTATTTCAGGGAATGAAATGAGATATTACAAACACCGTATGAATAAACAAATCCAGCAGTCAGCACTCAATGCAATACAGAAGTAAATGTCAAAGTGATGTGCAGCACAGCAAATAAATTTGATCATTTGATATTTCAGGTCGAGCCAGTATACAGAATTTAATGAATCACTcagacaaatacacattacTGAGAATACTCAGGGCTGTAGCAAGTTGCAGGCCTATTATACATGTGGTTCCCAGTATGACCTTTAGATGGAGCTGTTGCCCATATCTGGGAGAGGGTAAGCTGCCTGTATACGGTGGAACTGGAAGATAGTATAATTTTGTTCCACATTCAAAATATTCTCAAATCATCAAGTATACGTATCAGTAGGTATACAATAGAATTTTAACAATCTTTTTTAATTAGATGCTTTTTATCTTCAGTGattatttaccttaaaccacattatgacaAATGGTGTGaagaataaaattaattaatattattctataattatattttattcattcattcattcatttaatcttCATTATCTTCCAAGTGGATAGTTTCTGATTCATTGTTGCacatattaaaaatcaaaaactgcaatctctcatttacataagtattcagatccttaattcagtactttgtaaaGCCCTTTTtcgagtcttcttgggtaagtctacAACCTTTGCACACAtgtatttgggcagtttatcccatcctggcagatcctctcaagctccgtcagattggatgggaagcgtctgaactgccatcttcaagtccctccacagatgttctatggggtttaagtctgggcatTGGCTGGACCACTCAAGGAGACTAGTCCTGAAGCCACTCTAGTATTGTCTTAGCTGTATACTTTGGGTCATCGTCATGCTGAAAAGTGAAtggtcaccccagtctgaggttgtgtGCACTCTGGAACAGGTTTTCTTTCaagacctctctgtatttggctgtattcatccttccctcaattctgtcCCTGCCGCTGAGAAGCACCTCCATTGCATGAtgctgcaccaccatgctttaccgtagggatggtattagccaggtgatgagcggtgtcTGGTGTTCctcagacatagtgcttggagttctgcccaaataGTAACATTTTTGCCTCATTAGATCAGAGAATATGCTTTCTactctagccactctaccataaaggcctgctTAATGGAGTGCTGCTAAGATGCCAGGTTCTCCAATTTCTGCAGAGGACTTTCAAAGCTCTATTAGAGTGACCGtggggttcttggtcacctccctgaccaaggccccaCTTGCCCGgtaactctaggaagagtcctggtggttccaaacttccaTTCCACatttattgaggccactgtgctcctgggaagtCAAAgctagaaatggttttatacccttgccctcaTCTATGcaagttccttggacttcatggcttggtttttgtcctggtATGCACTgcgaattgtgggaccttatatacacaggtgtgtgtcttcctaaactgtccaatcaattcaatttgccaaaggtggactccaatcaagtcgTAGACACATCTCagggataattaaagcaaatggGTTGCACCTGGCGACAATTTGCAGTGCCACCGgaaaagggtctgaatacttatgcaaatgagagatttcagtttttcatttttaatgaatttgcaaacatttcaaaaattaTGTTCTCAATTTCTAATTATGGATTATTGAGTGTATATGGGCAATTTTATATCTACACAATAaggtgtgcaaaaagtgaaggggtctgaatactttctgtagGCACTGTATACCTGGAATGTGGTGATGGATTTTTAAATAGTGACAGGCATTGAAAGTAATAGCCAATATGGCAGTGCTTGCCAACCCATTATTCCACATTCCTACAGTAAAAATGCACATGATCAGTGTCTTGTATATCTGGGATGGTGTTCTTCAATAATCTTCAAGATTTTTGAATAGTGCCATCTATTGTAGCCTATAGGCTTTTGGAGTACTTTacaatcccataattccaaattcgTACAGTAAAAATTGCACCGCGCTCGTGGGACTTATACCTTATACTTATATACTTACACCTATACTTGCTCTTCAAGTATATagtgtttttttcctgaaaatgttCACGATTTTTAAATCGTGTATAAATGAATGACGATTATGGCAGATTGCAATCGCAATATTGCAATATCCTAGTGGCATTTGAGGATTCGAGGAACGTTTCCAGCCATCCAACTGTTCCAGACTGATATTTTGGAACAGATAAGTTCGCTTAAACCCATTCAAATTGGTGAAAACCTGCGATTGTTTCATGTCCCTCCCTCGGGCTGTTCATTGTCATCCCCGGTAGGCATGCGGAGACGCATTCATTTGGCTAAAGTTTCAACATTTCCTGTGCTCGGCTGCAGAGTGAGCAATTCGTATCttttaaatgtagcctatacacCCCTCCTCTGTCGCAATTAAAAACGGGGTGGGATTTAAAAAGGAATTCTACTGACCCAACCCAAATGAACTGGTACTGAACTTACTATGGTATGAACTTCTGACAACTGGAGCACTGAAATCAAGAACCTAATCAATAACCCTCTGGCTCCCCCAATTGTACACCGACATTCAACTAGCGAGACATACCTCTGGTATAAACTATGGCCCGCGTTACGAATAACCTAACCGTTTGAACGTGCAATGTTCAGGATAGCCTACTTTATACCACGGAATGATCCGAACTTCAAAGCGCCCAGGTTCACAGCATATTTCCGTATCTTCCGATACATTTTCAAACGTTCGCTTGAGTATCCTCACAGCATATCGATGGGAACCGATCGTTCATCGGCTCACTCGTTTGTTCACTTGTAGCCTACTTCCGAAAGTATGCATACGAGTCTCAGTTCATTGTTCACTCGCAGCATAGCCATTGGAAGTCGAACTGTTTTGCTCTGTCAGTCTGTGATTTAAGATAGTTTAATATTTGGACGTTTTTATCCGGACTAATTTCCTTCTTAAGCGACTGAATTCCCGTTAGCCAGGAAATAAATTTAAAGCGACCTCGAATAACTTAAGTAAATTATCAACTAGAACACCAACAATGACCAGAATAAAGACACTTACAGCGATATATACAACCGTATTAAGAAAAAACAACTTTATAATTTATTACACGGACGAGCCATCGGCAAACGTGCTTGAACGGCAACTGAAAATACAGCCAGATACAGCACTGCGTTGCGAAccatttgctttttaaatttagTTTTTTAGACTATAAAAATAAGatgaagcattatttttttaacgttATTTCTGagaaaaatcaatattttaatcAATACAGTAAAATTCTTTATGGACACTCGTGGGAAATCATGCTTCAATGTACAAACgggaaataaataacaatacttAACAATAACTGTTAGCAAATCTAAGCAAGTGAGCAGTCCAGTTTCTGGGTCACAAAAAATGGCTGGTCTATGCCTGGAACAACGCAGGGTGTTACTGCATGGATGGTTGAAGAAAAAGCCAGGGACCCGACAGGATTTGAACAGTCCAGCTGTCTTTCTCCCTTAGGTAAGCATTACTACCCTGTAGAAATGAGGGGGGGTGGGACTCAGTGATCAGCTGACATCAGTctcctctgctgctctgcaAACTCATCCATCTCCTGTGGCGTCCGGAGGTACCCTTCAATCTCGCTGTCTGAGATCTCCTCATAGCCCGTCACCTCTGGGCCCACCTGTTCCACCCGcctcttttttggggggttccTGGTACAAGGGGGCACAAACAGGTGCCTTTTTGCCCAGTTGTTCTCAGGAACGGGGTCAGAAGTCGCCGTTCTCTCAGTGGGGCTTGCTTCTCTGGAAGGGGAGGGCTGACCCTGTGGGCACTCGGTACTGGACCTGCTGGCTTCCGTgctgggccaatcagatgcctgcATTTGCGTGACTGACCTGAGAGTGacttcctccccttcctcctgtaCGTGTCCCCCTGCGACAGGGTCCGGGCAGGCGAGAGGCTGGGCTGGGGGCCCCTCCGGGCAGGCgaggggctgggctgggggcccCCCTGCAGCAGGGTCCGGGCAGGTgaggggctgggctgggggcccCTCCGGGCAGGTgaggggctgggctgggggcccCTCCGGGCAGGCgaggggctgggctgggggcccCTCCGGGCAGGTgaggggctgggctgggggcccCTCCGGGCAGGCgaggggctgggctgggggcccCTCCGGGCAGGCgaggggctgggctgggggcccCTCCGGGGAGGCgaggggctgggctgggggcccCTCCGGGGAGGCgaggggctgggctgggggcccCTCCGGGGAGGCgaggggctgggctgggggcccCTCCGGGGAGGCgaggggctgggctgggggcccCTCCTGCAGCTCGTGATCAAAGCTCCGCATGGCCTTCTTCATCAGCAGGACGCGGTGCTTGAGGATGTCGGCGGTCAGCGTGGGGACGGTGCGGGGTTCTACGGGCGTGCCCCTCAACCAGGGCAGCTCCCTCCCCAGCCGGCACAGCACCTCCTTCAGCTCCACCACCCTGAGCGCTGCCTGGCCCGGCAGCGCCACCTTGGCCACCTTGAAGAACCGGGCCAGCGGGACCGCCAGCCGCGCCTTGCAGGGGTTCAGGGAGAGCCAGGCTACGTAGACCACACCCGCCAGGACATGCACGGGGTGCCGGCCGGTCACCAGCCAGGTGGTGGCAGCCAGCTCCAGCAGCTCAGCCGCCCTCTCCACCAGTCGAGCAGTGCTCTCACTGAACACCTCAGGAACTTCCGAGGGGCTCAGCTTGTACCTGACCAAAACAAAGGTGGACGGAGGGGGTAAACGGTTAGCTTGTacctgcacaaaataaaatataattttgttaccgtgtccttttggagtcatTAAATTTGAATGGGGGAAATTTGGattccagtgttgtggctgtggctccactgAAAATACCACCTATTGTGTTGTCAatagtgttttcactgtcttcctcagaaatattcattcAGACGAGATATTCATTGGAACttctccaaaggaagtcctctatttagatgtaggcatcgcaaaatccttttttttaattgtaaaacGTTAACCTTTTTGGGCATAAAATCTCATTAACTTTTTTTGCCGAAGTGCAACACACTGTgcattgaaaatgctacagttttgttatgcaggtaaaaaaaaaagctgtgctgttttatgcaagcctaacaaattatccACCGTCGGAAATGTAAGGTGATTAGCTGAATTCCTTTAatcatcacttcaataacatgcctgtagtcggttctttgatgagctgaagttatacagaATTTTCTTATACACACatgggggtaacacattttctctgcaactacattacaaatactggtcagagatggTTGTACTTGGGTTCATCATGTTTGAGAGAGCCTAtaaaaaatgtagataatagaaTTTCTGTGTACAAGTagttttgtagaagtatacaacagTGAAAcggagttagcacatttttagaaatgcATAATTAGAATGTATTTGGTCGGTTGGacacttgttgtgaaaaggacactgacatttccGTATTTCTTGTCGTATGTGGATTTCAAAAATGTAGATGAggcgaggtccccccacacttgttttaccaccaacatgttacaaaataaggaactgttgtcgctaaagcaaaggcaccttaaaataggttatacagatagaactgcAATTAAACGCTTTCAAGCGATAAATCCGGTTACTGTAGTGACTGAAAATTGCGCCCTGAAAAAAGGAGcgaatgcaaaaataaataaataaataaataaataaactcatcAGCCCAGGGCTTAAGGGGTccgtttttttaattaattgtttcattCGCGCTTTAACGTCAATAGCCCTTCGGTAAACTACCGTTATAACGGGATGGGCGTGGTTATTTTCCAGATTTAGTCTGACCCTCATATGTTGCCAAGGAAATGAGGTCTTTCTCGCTAATAACCTTTACCTTTACAGGTAAAATATCTAACGAAAATAACTATTCCAATTGTTTCACGAGTTTAAGGAATCACAACTATGGTAGCCTATAAACGGGATAATCCACGACGAGACACGCGGGCCTATAATGAGCCGGCCTCATGCATTAAAACCAtcacaaatatgcaaaatatCTAGTAGTCTTAGAAGTTTGGAAGCCATCATCACTGTAGTAAGATATCCTATATTGAAAACAAATTGCTAAGCGGTACAACTTTTTCTGAGCAATATTATGAAAATGTGATAATCTTAAAGTAGACAGAAAGTTGTGTCAGAGTACACATTTTCAGGTTTTCACCGTAACCATTTGTGGGTTACTTTTTGGCTGCCACCCCCCACTTTTTGGCTGCCACCCCCCATTTTTTAGGAGCCAATAACTCTAGAACAACAAATgcaatgaggctaatgtttcGGATGTTtcctattgaatatataaagaaacgTTTACACAAAGTTAGGCAAATTGTGAGAGGTCACCATCCAAACCTTGagttttcacagaatgaccaaTACTAAACCACTCTAAAAATAACTTGCTCAAGACTTGTGTTATGATTGACATTCATGCTGGTTCCCATAATTTACCCAGAGGTCTGCCCAAAAAACCATGGCGGTAGCCTTACTGATGGCAGTGGCTCTCCAGCAGGTCCTTGATGTGGTTGGGAGGGGCATCCACGTTCAGGATCTTGACCAGTTCATTGTACACCATGCCCATGGTGTGCTCACTCGCCTCCAGCAGCGAGTAGATGGTCCCCATGGCAATGGGCCAGTGGTGCTGCCGGCTGCTCAGCAGAACGCAGCTGCCTGCGAGA from Conger conger chromosome 12, fConCon1.1, whole genome shotgun sequence includes the following:
- the brf2 gene encoding transcription factor IIIB 50 kDa subunit isoform X3 → MESGRSCPDCGSSNLVDDSLYSQSQLVCADCGSVVSEGLLTTTRSEEIQGTDVRYRESTALHKQPCYNQIQGLKRVRALCRILRFPRVIEETAESLFGQAYEHPSFLNVSLQKKEVLAGSCVLLSSRQHHWPIAMGTIYSLLEASEHTMGMVYNELVKILNVDAPPNHIKDLLESHCHQYKLSPSEVPEVFSESTARLVERAAELLELAATTWLVTGRHPVHVLAGVVYVAWLSLNPCKARLAVPLARFFKVAKVALPGQAALRVVELKEVLCRLGRELPWLRGTPVEPRTVPTLTADILKHRVLLMKKAMRSFDHELQASPEGPPAQPLACPEGPPAQPLACPDPVAGGHVQEEGEEVTLRSVTQMQASDWPSTEASRSSTECPQGQPSPSREASPTERTATSDPVPENNWAKRHLFVPPCTRNPPKKRRVEQVGPEVTGYEEISDSEIEGYLRTPQEMDEFAEQQRRLMSADH
- the brf2 gene encoding transcription factor IIIB 50 kDa subunit isoform X1, with the protein product MESGRSCPDCGSSNLVDDSLYSQSQLVCADCGSVVSEGLLTTTRSEEIQGTDVRYRESTALHKQPCYNQIQGLKRVRALCRILRFPRVIEETAESLFGQAYEHPSFLNVSLQKKEVLAGSCVLLSSRQHHWPIAMGTIYSLLEASEHTMGMVYNELVKILNVDAPPNHIKDLLESHCHQYKLSPSEVPEVFSESTARLVERAAELLELAATTWLVTGRHPVHVLAGVVYVAWLSLNPCKARLAVPLARFFKVAKVALPGQAALRVVELKEVLCRLGRELPWLRGTPVEPRTVPTLTADILKHRVLLMKKAMRSFDHELQEGPPAQPLASPEGPPAQPLASPEGPPAQPLASPEGPPAQPLASPEGPPAQPLACPEGPPAQPLACPDPVAGGHVQEEGEEVTLRSVTQMQASDWPSTEASRSSTECPQGQPSPSREASPTERTATSDPVPENNWAKRHLFVPPCTRNPPKKRRVEQVGPEVTGYEEISDSEIEGYLRTPQEMDEFAEQQRRLMSADH